The Streptomyces sp. NBC_00162 genome window below encodes:
- a CDS encoding AMP-binding protein: MGLTDSPWESAAAHGAVHGRPPGLTPPAGLSDRFRAAGWWRPETFLDDLYRTAAAAPERPAIVSERAHRPVGRRRVVVTYAQLSLYVDRFAAALASLGVAPGDPVAYQLPSWWETAALTLACLRAGAVAVPVLPTVRAHGLHRILESTRARVCVVPDVWEGYAHAEVLADLAPGLPWLRHRVVVGDAAATGAVDFAAYFRRTAHERTEAGRRSRPYAGQADRTALLISVMGLRDSYTSVLHSPNTLYANIAAQHGGDGPGRRPGEVFLSTLPLTSLASLIYTVCWPLAVGGTGVCQDVWDPGRCLDLMAAAGVDQVYAEPAYCSELLTAQQRRPRELGRLRLVLSGGRTSTPGPLAAALHEVFGVPVLSVWGAPELGMGALSGNAPDHGDGFRPLHGLEVSAGHGTGALAVRGPSVCLATWEHGAPAPVPTWERADGWLDTGDLAEAGPHGGIRVLARAGTRTGAIFMVPVAEVEERLLSHPRVREAAVVAYTDPEHGELPCAVVVPTAQDRPPGPAELREHLTAGGVAEAFLPTRLEIVGALPRDEEGRIRRGALRSWLTRLRPGGPRPAPG; the protein is encoded by the coding sequence ATGGGGCTGACGGATTCACCCTGGGAAAGCGCGGCGGCGCACGGCGCGGTGCACGGCCGGCCGCCCGGCCTCACCCCGCCCGCGGGGCTCTCGGACCGGTTCCGGGCGGCCGGCTGGTGGCGCCCGGAGACCTTCCTCGACGATCTGTACCGTACGGCCGCCGCCGCGCCCGAGCGCCCGGCGATCGTCTCGGAGCGGGCGCACCGGCCCGTCGGCCGGCGCCGGGTCGTCGTCACCTACGCCCAGCTCTCCTTGTACGTCGACCGGTTCGCCGCCGCCCTGGCCTCGCTCGGGGTCGCGCCCGGGGACCCGGTCGCCTACCAGCTGCCGAGCTGGTGGGAGACCGCGGCGCTGACCCTGGCCTGTCTGCGGGCCGGGGCGGTGGCGGTGCCGGTGCTGCCGACCGTACGGGCCCACGGACTGCACCGGATCCTGGAGAGCACCCGGGCCCGGGTCTGCGTGGTGCCCGACGTATGGGAGGGCTACGCGCACGCCGAGGTCCTCGCGGATCTCGCCCCGGGGCTGCCGTGGCTGCGCCACCGGGTCGTCGTGGGGGACGCGGCGGCGACCGGGGCCGTCGATTTCGCGGCGTACTTCCGGCGCACCGCGCACGAACGCACCGAGGCCGGCCGGCGGAGCAGGCCGTACGCCGGGCAGGCCGACCGGACGGCCCTGCTGATCAGCGTGATGGGCCTGCGGGACTCCTACACCTCGGTACTGCACTCCCCCAACACGCTGTACGCCAACATCGCCGCCCAGCACGGGGGCGACGGCCCGGGGCGGCGGCCCGGCGAGGTCTTCCTCAGCACGCTGCCGCTCACCTCGCTCGCCTCCCTGATCTACACCGTGTGCTGGCCGCTGGCGGTCGGCGGGACGGGCGTCTGCCAGGACGTGTGGGACCCGGGCCGGTGCCTGGACCTGATGGCCGCGGCCGGGGTGGACCAGGTGTACGCGGAGCCCGCGTACTGCTCCGAGCTGCTCACCGCCCAGCAGCGCCGCCCCCGGGAGCTGGGCCGGCTGCGGCTGGTCCTGTCCGGCGGGCGCACCAGCACCCCGGGGCCGCTCGCCGCCGCACTGCACGAGGTGTTCGGCGTCCCGGTGCTCTCCGTGTGGGGGGCGCCGGAGCTGGGCATGGGCGCGCTCTCCGGCAACGCCCCGGACCACGGTGACGGATTCCGCCCGCTGCACGGGCTGGAGGTGTCCGCCGGGCACGGGACCGGGGCGCTCGCGGTGCGCGGCCCGTCGGTGTGCCTGGCCACCTGGGAGCACGGCGCCCCGGCACCGGTGCCCACCTGGGAGCGGGCGGACGGCTGGCTCGACACCGGCGACCTGGCGGAGGCCGGACCGCACGGCGGGATCCGGGTCCTCGCCCGGGCGGGCACGCGCACCGGCGCGATCTTCATGGTGCCGGTGGCCGAAGTGGAGGAGCGGCTGCTGAGCCACCCCCGGGTCCGCGAGGCCGCGGTCGTCGCCTACACCGATCCCGAGCACGGGGAACTGCCCTGCGCGGTGGTGGTCCCGACCGCCCAGGACCGGCCACCGGGTCCAGCCGAGCTGCGGGAGCACCTCACCGCCGGGGGTGTCGCGGAGGCCTTCCTGCCGACGCGGCTGGAGATCGTCGGCGCCCTGCCGCGCGACGAGGAGGGCCGGATCCGCCGCGGGGCGCTGCGGAGCTGGCTGACGCGGCTGCGGCCGGGCGGGCCCCGGCCCGCCCCCGGCTGA
- a CDS encoding polyprenyl synthetase family protein codes for MTTPTHDQPWRTATPAQVRDVMLDRVEERLARLLAEEHRNRRTSDPRSVVLVAGVAELVQAGAERAHPVICLTGYLAAGGDPDGDDAVAAAAALELLDTCLMIREDVRDNASLRRSIPTLHISHAAEHERNGWRGESRRFGEGTAVLAGDLALAYGDRLAVRLPYEAWELWDDLRTERAIGAHAAAAAATEYLDDAWPGQCLDGCGSGCGAGWYGLRHALLIGASLAGREDLRETYEEYARALHAAWRIRGFLRGGPGFDGDAQFLRDVFFDARARDGAEETIAGLLARADAAVDAATVDPAWRTELAAFARRVAGCD; via the coding sequence ATGACCACACCGACGCACGACCAGCCGTGGCGGACGGCCACGCCCGCACAGGTCCGCGACGTCATGCTCGACCGGGTCGAGGAGCGCCTCGCCCGGCTGCTCGCCGAGGAACACCGCAACCGGCGTACGTCCGATCCGCGCAGTGTCGTCCTGGTCGCCGGCGTCGCCGAGCTCGTCCAGGCCGGGGCCGAGCGCGCCCACCCGGTCATCTGCCTCACCGGATACCTCGCGGCGGGCGGCGACCCGGACGGCGACGACGCCGTGGCCGCGGCCGCCGCGCTCGAACTCCTCGACACCTGCCTGATGATCCGCGAGGACGTACGGGACAACGCGTCGCTGCGCCGCAGCATCCCGACCCTGCACATCAGCCACGCCGCCGAGCACGAGCGCAACGGCTGGCGGGGCGAGTCCCGCCGGTTCGGGGAGGGCACCGCCGTGCTCGCGGGCGATCTCGCGCTCGCCTACGGGGACCGGCTCGCGGTCCGGCTGCCGTACGAGGCCTGGGAGTTGTGGGACGACCTGCGCACCGAGCGGGCGATCGGCGCGCACGCCGCGGCCGCCGCCGCGACCGAGTACCTCGACGACGCCTGGCCCGGCCAGTGCCTCGACGGCTGCGGCAGCGGCTGTGGCGCAGGCTGGTACGGGCTGCGCCACGCGCTGCTGATCGGCGCCTCGCTGGCCGGTCGGGAGGATCTGCGCGAGACCTACGAGGAGTACGCGCGGGCCCTGCACGCGGCCTGGCGGATCCGCGGATTCCTGCGCGGTGGCCCGGGCTTCGACGGCGACGCCCAGTTCCTGCGCGACGTGTTCTTCGACGCGCGGGCGCGCGACGGCGCCGAGGAGACCATCGCCGGACTTCTGGCGCGCGCGGACGCGGCGGTGGACGCGGCCACCGTCGACCCGGCGTGGCGCACCGAACTCGCCGCCTTCGCCCGCCGGGTGGCGGGCTGCGACTAG
- a CDS encoding helix-turn-helix transcriptional regulator, which yields MVLFRRAEELSLSHALLDGCAEGNAGLLLVEGAVGCGKSEFLETVATRAEARGAAVLRAMGTAAERSHPLGVLRQLAADAPPGALSPPPSPAEAGRVEAMQVFAAAVRELSAAAPVVICVDDLHHVDELSSRYLLHLARGSRQARVLLVLTESVHERAEDPLLRTELLRLPHFVRLRLERFAPEAVRAMLPDRTEAETDRLYRTSGGNPLLLRSLLQDPHHRPGDAYTQAVLACLHRCGAATPRLAEAIAVLDDLAGAAHLARLTGAPEAAAVRALTALDAAGLIAPEGGHGFRHPAARAAVLDRMDPAARAALHREAALLARASGAPDTAVAAQLLAARHTAEEWALPVLRSAADQYVADGALAEATAVLQLAREACPDDAIRAELAIRLCAVAGRTDPAVAERHLLEPLSALAGGKLGPHTMGPLARVLAAQGRIDESADVLERLAACGGRHPGAERRHGDIPGDDPLDGLSAFPQWAASTRRGTPAETGPPPAGRTARTPVHPAALWALPVEAEEGAAAQAAELFLRGATLAEGTVEPVVQALRTLLYLDGAARALPWCESFVRQAAQRGATGWQAVFGGLLAEARMRLGDLTGAAGTAQEILRAVPAHGGSVLLCGIAGTLVRARTAMGRPEEAAAVLSRPAPAELSGSIHGLGYLRARGHYALATSRFHAALGDFLDIGRHMRRWGLDRPRLLPWRTDAAEALLKLGEAHQAERFLADQLTTRDAADPWVRGMTLRLRASLREPKERQAMLAKAVDDLHRSGDQYELARAMGDFGQVLREIGEPARAAMVNRRAWHVARECGAEALCVKILPGHTGDTADAAEPAEAPHADLVASLSESEKRVALLAVHGHTNREIAQKLYITVSTVEQHLTRVYRKLEIPGRQALPVDFHLGVAEFV from the coding sequence ATGGTGTTGTTCCGGCGTGCCGAGGAATTGTCTCTGTCACATGCGCTGCTTGACGGCTGCGCAGAAGGAAATGCCGGACTGCTATTAGTCGAAGGTGCGGTCGGGTGTGGAAAGAGTGAATTCCTCGAGACGGTCGCCACCCGTGCCGAAGCCCGGGGGGCCGCCGTCCTGCGGGCCATGGGCACCGCGGCCGAGCGGAGCCATCCCCTGGGCGTCCTGCGCCAGTTGGCGGCCGACGCCCCGCCCGGGGCCCTGTCGCCCCCGCCGTCGCCCGCCGAGGCCGGGCGGGTCGAGGCCATGCAGGTGTTCGCCGCCGCCGTCCGTGAACTGAGCGCCGCCGCACCGGTGGTGATCTGCGTCGACGACCTGCACCACGTCGACGAGCTGTCCAGCCGCTACCTGCTGCACCTCGCCCGCGGCAGCCGGCAGGCCAGGGTCCTCCTGGTGCTCACCGAGTCCGTGCACGAACGCGCCGAGGACCCGCTGCTGCGCACCGAACTGCTCCGGCTGCCCCACTTCGTACGGCTGCGCCTCGAACGCTTCGCCCCCGAGGCCGTCCGCGCCATGCTGCCGGACCGCACCGAGGCGGAGACCGACCGGCTGTACCGGACCAGCGGCGGAAACCCGCTGCTCCTGCGGTCCCTGCTGCAAGACCCCCACCACCGCCCCGGCGACGCCTACACCCAGGCGGTGCTCGCCTGCCTGCACCGCTGCGGGGCCGCCACCCCCCGGCTGGCCGAGGCCATCGCCGTACTCGACGACCTGGCGGGCGCCGCGCACCTGGCACGGCTCACCGGCGCCCCCGAGGCCGCCGCCGTCCGCGCCCTCACCGCGCTCGACGCCGCGGGCCTGATCGCCCCCGAGGGCGGGCACGGCTTCAGGCACCCGGCCGCGCGCGCCGCCGTACTCGACCGGATGGACCCGGCCGCCCGGGCCGCCCTGCACCGGGAAGCCGCCCTGCTGGCCCGCGCCTCGGGCGCGCCCGACACGGCGGTCGCCGCCCAGCTCCTCGCCGCACGGCACACCGCCGAGGAATGGGCCCTGCCCGTCCTGCGCTCCGCGGCGGACCAGTACGTCGCCGACGGAGCCCTCGCCGAGGCCACGGCCGTACTCCAACTCGCCCGGGAGGCCTGCCCGGACGACGCGATCCGCGCCGAACTGGCCATCAGACTCTGCGCCGTCGCCGGACGCACCGACCCGGCGGTCGCCGAACGCCACCTCCTCGAACCCCTGTCCGCGCTGGCCGGAGGAAAGCTCGGCCCGCACACCATGGGCCCGCTGGCCCGCGTACTGGCCGCCCAGGGCCGGATCGACGAGTCGGCCGACGTACTGGAACGGCTGGCGGCCTGCGGCGGCCGGCACCCCGGCGCGGAGCGCCGGCACGGCGACATCCCCGGGGACGATCCCCTCGACGGGCTCTCCGCGTTTCCCCAGTGGGCCGCCTCCACCCGTCGCGGCACACCGGCCGAGACCGGACCGCCCCCGGCGGGCCGCACGGCCAGGACCCCCGTCCACCCGGCGGCCCTGTGGGCGCTCCCCGTGGAGGCGGAGGAGGGCGCGGCGGCGCAGGCCGCCGAACTGTTCCTGCGGGGCGCCACCCTGGCCGAAGGCACCGTGGAGCCGGTGGTGCAGGCACTGCGCACCCTGCTGTACCTGGACGGCGCGGCCAGGGCGCTGCCCTGGTGCGAGTCCTTCGTCCGGCAGGCGGCGCAGCGCGGGGCCACCGGCTGGCAGGCCGTGTTCGGCGGACTGCTCGCCGAGGCGCGGATGCGCCTGGGCGACCTCACGGGCGCCGCCGGGACCGCGCAGGAGATCCTGCGGGCCGTGCCCGCGCACGGCGGCAGCGTCCTGCTGTGCGGGATCGCCGGCACCCTGGTGCGCGCCCGTACGGCCATGGGGCGGCCCGAGGAAGCGGCGGCCGTACTGAGCCGGCCCGCCCCCGCCGAACTCTCCGGCAGCATCCACGGACTCGGATACCTGCGGGCCCGCGGCCACTACGCGCTCGCCACGAGCCGCTTCCACGCGGCCCTGGGCGACTTCTTGGACATCGGTCGCCACATGCGGCGCTGGGGCCTGGACCGGCCGCGGCTCCTGCCCTGGCGCACCGACGCGGCGGAGGCCCTGCTCAAGCTCGGCGAGGCCCACCAGGCCGAACGGTTCCTCGCGGACCAGCTCACCACCCGGGACGCCGCCGACCCCTGGGTGCGCGGCATGACGCTGCGGCTGAGGGCGTCCCTGCGCGAGCCCAAGGAGCGGCAGGCGATGCTCGCCAAGGCCGTGGACGACCTGCACCGCTCGGGCGACCAGTACGAACTGGCCCGTGCGATGGGCGACTTCGGCCAGGTGCTGCGGGAGATCGGCGAACCGGCGCGCGCCGCCATGGTCAACCGCCGGGCCTGGCACGTGGCCAGGGAGTGCGGAGCCGAGGCGCTGTGCGTGAAGATCCTGCCCGGCCACACCGGTGACACCGCCGACGCGGCGGAGCCCGCCGAGGCGCCGCACGCCGATCTCGTCGCCAGCCTCAGCGAGTCGGAGAAGCGGGTGGCCCTGCTGGCGGTGCACGGCCACACCAACCGCGAGATCGCCCAGAAGCTCTACATCACCGTGAGCACGGTGGAACAGCACCTGACCCGCGTCTACCGCAAGCTGGAGATCCCCGGCCGGCAGGCGCTCCCGGTCGACTTCCACCTGGGGGTGGCCGAGTTCGTGTGA
- a CDS encoding metallophosphoesterase family protein has product MGISDLHVAFPENRRIVEELYPDSPDDWLVVAGDVGESPDDLRWVLALLTRRYATVVWAPGNHDLWTLRDDPVPLRGEARYRHLVEICRSFGVHTPEDPYPVWSGPAGPLVVAPLFLLYDYSFRTPESATREQALEQAYEAGVVCTDEFMLHPDPHPSREAWCRARVAATERRLAACDPDLRTVLVNHFPLVKAPTRILRHQEFAQWCGTELTAGWHTRFRAAAVVYGHLHIPRTTWYDGVRFEEVSVGYPREWRTPGHPRDVPRLIFPGARRGD; this is encoded by the coding sequence ATGGGCATCAGCGACCTCCATGTCGCATTCCCGGAGAACCGCCGGATCGTCGAGGAGCTGTATCCGGACAGCCCCGACGACTGGCTCGTCGTGGCCGGTGACGTGGGCGAGTCACCCGACGATCTCCGATGGGTGCTCGCCCTGCTCACCCGGCGCTACGCCACCGTGGTCTGGGCGCCCGGGAATCATGATCTTTGGACCCTGCGCGACGATCCTGTGCCTTTGCGCGGAGAAGCGCGCTACCGGCACCTCGTGGAGATCTGCCGCTCCTTCGGCGTGCACACTCCGGAAGACCCCTATCCGGTCTGGTCGGGACCGGCCGGCCCGCTCGTCGTGGCCCCGCTCTTCCTGCTGTACGACTACAGCTTCCGCACGCCCGAGTCGGCCACCCGGGAGCAGGCGCTGGAGCAGGCCTACGAGGCGGGGGTGGTGTGCACCGACGAATTCATGCTGCACCCCGACCCCCATCCCTCCCGCGAGGCCTGGTGCCGGGCCCGGGTCGCCGCCACCGAACGGCGCCTGGCCGCGTGCGACCCCGACCTGCGCACGGTGCTCGTCAACCACTTCCCGCTGGTCAAGGCACCCACCAGGATCCTGCGGCACCAGGAGTTCGCCCAGTGGTGCGGAACCGAGCTCACCGCCGGCTGGCACACCCGCTTCCGGGCCGCGGCCGTGGTCTACGGCCACCTGCACATCCCGCGCACCACGTGGTACGACGGGGTCCGCTTCGAGGAGGTGTCCGTGGGCTACCCGCGGGAGTGGCGCACTCCGGGCCACCCGCGCGACGTCCCGCGGCTGATCTTTCCCGGCGCCCGCCGCGGGGATTGA
- a CDS encoding 4'-phosphopantetheinyl transferase family protein produces the protein MLTKLLPSDVATAESTADPEHVFLFPEEEFLIRNAVPKRRQEFGTVRWCARRAMGALGVPPTPVVPGRRGVPQWGPSVVGSMTHCASYRGVALARASEFVALGIDAEPNTPLPEGVLESITLPQELRRTRELARAVPEIAWDRLLFSMKEAVYKTWFPLTGQELDFTDALVTVDAEQETFRARLLPDPARLSPAGPTTFSGRWSAQDGVLLSAIAVPAARSAPPGARTARSAPPICTAGSAC, from the coding sequence GTGCTCACGAAGCTCCTGCCATCGGATGTCGCCACCGCCGAGTCCACCGCCGACCCGGAGCACGTCTTCCTCTTTCCCGAGGAGGAGTTCCTGATCCGCAACGCCGTTCCCAAGCGGCGGCAGGAGTTCGGGACCGTACGGTGGTGCGCCCGCCGCGCCATGGGGGCGCTGGGAGTGCCCCCGACTCCGGTAGTGCCGGGCCGGCGCGGTGTCCCGCAGTGGGGTCCCTCGGTCGTGGGGTCCATGACGCACTGCGCGAGCTACCGGGGGGTGGCGCTCGCCCGCGCTTCGGAGTTCGTCGCGCTGGGCATCGACGCGGAGCCGAACACCCCGCTGCCGGAGGGGGTGCTGGAGTCGATCACGCTGCCTCAGGAGCTGCGCCGGACCCGGGAGCTGGCGCGGGCGGTGCCGGAGATCGCGTGGGACCGGCTGCTCTTCAGCATGAAGGAGGCGGTCTACAAGACGTGGTTCCCGCTCACCGGCCAGGAACTCGACTTCACGGACGCCCTGGTCACCGTCGACGCGGAACAGGAGACGTTCCGCGCCCGGCTGCTGCCGGACCCCGCACGCCTCTCGCCCGCCGGGCCCACCACGTTCAGCGGCCGCTGGTCGGCGCAGGACGGGGTACTGCTCAGCGCCATAGCGGTGCCGGCCGCCCGGTCGGCTCCGCCGGGGGCCCGGACAGCGCGAAGCGCTCCCCCCATCTGCACTGCGGGGAGCGCTTGCTGA
- a CDS encoding LuxR C-terminal-related transcriptional regulator, which yields MFTGEGSDSGFAELDDISASAYGLAVECGRFVREKIAEQLSLTPEEIARVEKVLCGVRLLQSMPGQPSELTPVTPDVAAASLVAPAERHIRELQQAVTDVRAKLLSLTPLYFEGRRLRNRLEAFDIITDVTRIQAMLNHLSQNCKDEMLTVQPGGARPPELLAQARESALSTLARGVRIRTIYQHTARNDLPTRSYVRDVSLQGAEIRTADEVIDRLIIYDREVAFLPERSTHESSPGAAIVREPTLVAFLCSVFEYLWDGASPYVVESQRTPASSDELKWSIIRLMTKGYKDEMVARRLGMSVRTCRRHIAEITEELEATSRFQAGYNAARQELLSGGPAAAPPP from the coding sequence ATGTTCACAGGGGAGGGCTCGGATTCAGGGTTCGCCGAGCTGGACGACATCAGCGCCTCGGCATACGGTCTCGCCGTCGAGTGCGGGCGCTTCGTACGCGAGAAGATCGCCGAGCAGCTGTCCCTGACACCCGAGGAGATCGCGCGGGTGGAGAAGGTGCTGTGCGGGGTCCGCCTCCTGCAATCCATGCCGGGTCAACCGTCCGAACTGACCCCCGTCACACCCGATGTGGCGGCCGCCTCCCTGGTCGCACCCGCGGAGCGGCACATCCGGGAACTGCAACAGGCGGTCACCGACGTCCGGGCCAAGCTGCTGTCCCTGACGCCCCTGTACTTCGAGGGGCGCCGGCTGCGCAACCGGCTGGAGGCCTTCGACATCATCACCGATGTCACCCGGATCCAGGCGATGCTCAACCACCTCAGCCAGAACTGCAAGGACGAGATGCTCACCGTCCAGCCCGGTGGCGCCCGGCCGCCCGAACTGCTCGCGCAGGCACGGGAGTCGGCACTGTCCACGCTGGCCCGCGGGGTCCGGATCCGGACCATCTACCAGCACACCGCCCGCAACGACCTCCCCACCCGCTCGTACGTCCGCGACGTCAGCCTCCAGGGCGCCGAGATCCGGACCGCCGACGAGGTCATCGACCGGCTGATCATCTACGACCGCGAGGTGGCCTTCCTGCCGGAACGATCCACCCACGAGTCCTCGCCCGGGGCGGCGATCGTCCGCGAGCCCACGCTCGTGGCCTTCCTGTGCTCCGTCTTCGAGTACCTGTGGGACGGCGCGTCCCCGTACGTCGTGGAATCCCAGCGGACCCCCGCCTCCTCCGACGAGCTCAAGTGGTCGATCATCCGGCTGATGACCAAGGGCTACAAGGACGAGATGGTCGCCCGCCGGCTCGGCATGTCGGTGCGCACCTGCCGCCGCCACATCGCCGAGATCACCGAGGAACTGGAGGCCACCAGCCGCTTCCAGGCGGGCTACAACGCCGCACGGCAGGAATTACTCTCCGGCGGCCCGGCAGCGGCGCCTCCCCCCTGA
- a CDS encoding 4'-phosphopantetheinyl transferase family protein, whose product MTAPGSPTLGPPLGEPVAVVPGGDSWDRVREDLATHGTALVYARLKDLEPVLPTGDGLRELLGRDWTRFLDLTHADVRGRYIASRMLLKYAAGAVLASEPADLELAYGPTGRPYLRGCDQIDISLSHTEDLLLVGLTTCGLIGVDAERADREMYGSGLGRHICTPYELVLLSGMPEEERNGALVRLWTLKEAYSKAIGQGMQFRFTEFGFGPDGRPVRVQRPDGTAGTGDEWIFRTFPLADGYVVSAAVYDAGFGRLQDAHVTTMLDQDCVDAITEALGGGSPGRGPGEDQGGGAAAGPPESNSCRAAL is encoded by the coding sequence ATGACCGCCCCGGGCAGCCCCACGCTCGGCCCGCCCCTCGGGGAGCCCGTCGCCGTGGTTCCGGGAGGCGACTCGTGGGACAGGGTCAGGGAGGACCTCGCCACCCACGGCACGGCGCTGGTCTACGCGAGGCTCAAGGACCTGGAGCCCGTCCTGCCGACCGGCGACGGGCTGCGCGAGCTGCTCGGCCGTGACTGGACGCGCTTCCTGGACCTGACGCACGCCGACGTGCGCGGCCGCTACATCGCCTCCCGGATGCTCCTGAAGTACGCGGCGGGCGCGGTGCTCGCCAGCGAACCCGCGGACCTGGAACTCGCCTACGGCCCCACCGGCCGCCCGTACCTGCGCGGCTGCGACCAGATCGACATCAGCCTGAGCCACACGGAGGACCTGCTGCTCGTCGGGCTGACCACCTGCGGCCTCATCGGGGTGGACGCGGAGCGCGCCGACCGCGAGATGTACGGCAGCGGTCTGGGCCGGCACATCTGTACGCCCTACGAGCTGGTCCTGCTGTCCGGGATGCCGGAGGAGGAGCGCAACGGCGCCCTCGTACGGCTGTGGACCCTCAAGGAGGCCTACAGCAAGGCGATCGGCCAGGGCATGCAGTTCCGCTTCACCGAGTTCGGCTTCGGTCCGGACGGCAGGCCCGTGCGGGTCCAGCGGCCGGACGGGACGGCGGGCACCGGGGACGAGTGGATCTTCCGGACGTTCCCGCTGGCGGACGGGTACGTCGTGAGCGCCGCGGTCTACGACGCGGGCTTCGGCCGGCTCCAGGACGCCCACGTCACGACGATGCTCGACCAGGACTGCGTGGACGCGATCACGGAGGCGCTGGGCGGGGGTTCCCCCGGACGGGGTCCGGGGGAGGATCAGGGGGGAGGCGCCGCTGCCGGGCCGCCGGAGAGTAATTCCTGCCGTGCGGCGTTGTAG
- a CDS encoding phosphopantetheine-binding protein: protein MSLDSLDTFLRTVRDDLGLDLDVPAGADTALADLPGWDSLNLLRLVALLEESGHRVPVHRLLEARSFRDVHTLVKEYG, encoded by the coding sequence ATGAGCCTCGATAGCCTCGACACGTTCCTGCGGACGGTCCGCGACGACCTCGGCCTGGACCTCGACGTCCCCGCGGGCGCGGACACCGCGCTGGCGGACCTCCCCGGGTGGGACTCGCTCAACCTGCTCCGCCTGGTGGCCCTCCTGGAGGAGTCCGGCCACCGGGTGCCGGTGCACCGTCTGCTGGAGGCGCGCAGCTTCCGGGACGTCCACACGCTCGTGAAGGAGTACGGATGA